One window from the genome of Aricia agestis chromosome 6, ilAriAges1.1, whole genome shotgun sequence encodes:
- the LOC121728363 gene encoding myotubularin-related protein 4 isoform X1, which produces MLINTFLDTEDFVHLYYPDDEPPAAQGCGAGARLASKYPQRSPSPEYKQQVSSESEMSERERYRSPPQPEPPPHRVRAADLYPRLRAHYDEPAIEPGFTPICGEFIQWVGRTSDGGSIAMSNYRLHLQPKRRGTAGASLPLRLIDALEIRELLTLIVLCKHGRQLKCTFTTGEQCLEWWRRLNTAIIPVTSAQETFAAAYAAWAKEQPPSSVHRALIRASLAPQPHWFQSEFDRLGFNAKGPWRITVANADYKLCPSYPQLLIVPASICDEDLDSVARFRAMRRMPAVVWRHRGTGAVIARSSQPEVGWLGWRSSEDERLLAAYVAACNADRPHPNKQLKLLIVDARSYATAVTNRARGGGCECQQYYPAADIQFMSLPNIHHVRKSFAMIRALLAEPSDQPNWHSGVERTLWLQYLSGVCRAAATVARAVLAARPVLVHCSDGWDRTPQVVASAQLLLDPYYRTVQGFRVLIEREWLDFGHKFGDRCGHMFGAEDTNERSPIFLQWLHVVYQLMTQYPCSFEFNEAYLIKLATHVYSCMFGTFLCNTSRERAECRTGDTASVWHLLSAPAYRNHLYAHNPHQNDTHDQVLWPDCSVRAMQVWWGLMRSELEPPHAPSAPPSPHPAPAPPPAPHTGSLPRRRSFDNFLNDGERKTMQRRSSDSNIAPDVLSLSLVMSSSSPERDCRALTDSCVDRLPDTNHVDQVDGLTSTHFVERGDSSSQSPSVERELVSLSGAGDSPPAAPGESPALPMLGESLPVPILGESPTAPDVDETVFVCGSYTEVRGLAEAARESARSRNISITWRSISESSNQSSSGFVIPENQTRAEPEPSEDVSPENHTSTEEDLVNHNVVADLTSSNDNERPETTVNGTDITPKFLELDINTGTTGSSSEASSESEGEPRGASQLTLCPASPRRAVRAPPAAPPAPPAYSLLGSESACACCGACAACAEAARTGADSADGLPPAVDPLQARLHQIILHQKRVVEELSEQLRCARAALRRATSPAAPPPRTDPASPLPPQVSQNGVCGRGGRGSSAASSSSGSASEVEVGEEARGVVWLPDSAAPRCQHCRNQFWLARRRHHCRRCGGIFCGSCSEMSWGEVGAVRVCRRCRGPR; this is translated from the exons CAGGTATCATCGGAGAGCGAGATGAGCGAGCGCGAGCGATACCGCTCTCCCCCTCAGCCGGAGCCGCCGCCGCACCGCGTGCGCGCTGCAGACCTGTACCCCCGCCTGCGGGCGCACTACGACGAGCCCGCCATAGAGCCGGGATTCACGCCCATCTGCGGGGAGTTCATACAG TGGGTCGGCCGAACATCAGATGGCGGGTCGATCGCCATGTCGAACTACCGTCTGCATCTCCAGCCGAAGCGGCGCGGCACTGCCGGCGCGTCTCTGCCGCTGCGGTTGATAGACGCTCTCGAGATCAGGGAACTGCTCACACTCATCGTGCTCTGCAAACACGGGAGACAGCTCAA atgCACATTCACAACTGGTGAGCAGTGTTTGGAGTGGTGGAGGCGGCTCAACACGGCCATAATACCTGTGACCTCGGCTCAGGAGACCTTCGCAGCTGCCTACGCCGCCTGGGCCAAGGAGCAGCCCCCGTCCTCCGTACATAGAGCCCTCATTAGGGCTTCGCTGGCACCGCAGCCCCATTGGTTCCAGTCTGAG TTCGACCGTCTTGGCTTCAACGCGAAGGGTCCGTGGCGCATCACGGTGGCTAACGCGGACTACAAGCTGTGCCCCTCCTACCCCCAGCTGCTCATAGTACCCGCCTCTATCTGCGACGAGGACCTCGACTCCGTTGCACG ATTCCGCGCGATGCGTCGCATGCCGGCGGTGGTGTGGCGTCACCGCGGCACGGGCGCCGTGATCGCGCGCTCGTCGCAGCCCGAGGTAGGCTGGCTCGGCTGGCGGTCCAGCGAGGACGAGCGCCTGCTGGCCGCCTACGTCGCCGCCTGCAACGCCGACAGACCGCATCCCAACAAA CAACTGAAACTCTTAATCGTTGACGCACGTTCGTACGCCACTGCGGTGACGAACcgcgcgcgcggcggcggctgcGAGTGCCAGCAGTACTACCCGGCCGCCGACATACAGTTCATGAGCCTGCCCAACATACACCACGTGAGGAAGAGCTTCGCCATGATACGAGCGTTGCTGGCCGAGCCTAGTGACCAGCCCAA TTGGCACAGCGGCGTGGAGCGCACGCTGTGGCTGCAGTACCTGTCGGGCGTGTGTCGCGCGGCGGCAACTGTGGCGCGCGCGGTGCTCGCGGCCCGCCCCGTGCTCGTGCACTGCTCCGACGGCTGGGACCGCACGCCGCAGGTGGTCGCCTCCGCGCAGCTGCTGCTCGACCCCTACTACCGCACCGTGCAG GGTTTCCGTGTGCTGATCGAGCGCGAGTGGCTAGACTTCGGTCACAAGTTCGGCGACAGGTGCGGGCACATGTTCGGCGCGGAGGACACCAACGAGCGGTCGCCGATATTCCTACAGTGGCTGCACGTGGTCTACCAGCTGATGACGCAGTACCCGTGCAGCTTCGAGTTCAATGAGGCGTATTtg ataAAGCTGGCAACCCACGTGTACTCGTGCATGTTCGGCACGTTCCTGTGCAACACGAGCCGCGAGCGCGCGGAGTGCCGCACCGGCGACACCGCCAGCGTGTGGCACCTGCTCAGCGCGCCCGCCTACCGCAACCACCTGTACGCCCACAACCCGCATCAAAATGATACACACGATCAG GTGCTATGGCCGGACTGCAGCGTGCGCGCGATGCAGGTGTGGTGGGGTCTGATGCGCAGCGAGCTGGAGCCGCCGCACGCGCCGTCTGCCCCGCCCTCCCCGCACCCCGCGCCGGCACCGCCCCCCGCACCGCACACCG GTTCCCTTCCTAGAAGAAGATCGTTCGACAACTTCCTAAACGATGGAGAGAGAAAAACAATGCAAAGGCGGTCGAGTGACTCAAACATTGCTCCTGATGTATT GAGCCTGTCGCTGGTGATGAGCAGCAGCAGCCCCGAGCGAGACTGCCGCGCGCTCACCGACAGCTGCGTCGACCGCCTGCCAGATACCAACCATGTG GATCAAGTAGACGGGTTAACCTCGACCCACTTCGTGGAGCGCGGGGACTCGTCCAGCCAATCACCGTCCGTGGAGCGCGAGCTGGTGTCGCTGAGCGGCGCCGGGGACTCCCCGCCCGCGGCCCCCGGGGAGTCCCCCGCGCTCCCCATGCTCGGGGAGTCCCTGCCCGTCCCCATACTTGGGGAGTCCCCGACCGCACCCGATGTTGACGAGACCGTGTTCGTCTGCGGTTCGTACACGGAGGTGCGCGGTTTGGCGGAG GCGGCCCGGGAATCGGCACGCTCACGCAACATCAGCATAACGTGGCGGTCTATATCGGAATCGAGCAACCAGTCGTCGTCGGGTTTCGTGATACCCGAGAATCAGACCCGCGCGGAACCGGAACCCAGCGAAGACGTGTCGCCGGAGAACCACACGTCGACCGAGGAGGATCTCGTCAACCACAACGTGGTTGCGGACCTCACCAGCAGCAACGACAACGAAAGACCCGAAACCACCGTCAACGGCACCGACATCACACCAAAGTTCCTAGAACTCGATATCAACA CAGGCACAACGGGATCGTCGAGCGAGGCTAGTTCAGAGAGCGAAGGCGAGCCGCGCGGCGCGTCGCAGCTGACGTTATGCCCCGCCtccccgcgccgcgccgtccgcgccccgcccgccgcgccgccagCCCCGCCCGCTTACTCGCTGCTAG GTTCAGAGAGTGCGTGCGCGTGTTGCGGAGCGTGCGCGGCGTGCGCGGAAGCGGCGCGTACGGGCGCGGACAGCGCGGACGGCCTGCCGCCCGCAGTAGACCCGCTACAGGCGCGACTGCACCAAATTATACTGCATCAGAag CGAGTGGTAGAGGAGCTGAGCGAGCAGTTGAGGTGTGCGCGCGCGGCGCTGCGTCGCGCCACgtcgcccgccgcgccgccgccccgcACCGACCCCGCTAGCCCGCTACCGCCGCAG GTGAGTCAGAACGGCGTGtgcgggcgcggggggcggggcagCAGCGCGGCGAGCAGCAGCAGCGGCAGCGCGTCCGAGGTGGAGGTGGGCGAGGAGGCGCGCGGTGTTGTGTGGCTGCCCGacagcgccgcgccgcgctgccAGCACTGCCGCAACCAGTTCTGGCTCGCGCGTCGACGACACCACTGCAG ACGGTGCGGCGGAATCTTTTGCGGCTCGTGCTCAGAGATGTCCTGGGGCGAAGTGGGCGCGGTGCGCGTTTGCCGACGCTGCCGCGGCCCGCGGTGA
- the LOC121728363 gene encoding myotubularin-related protein 4 isoform X3 has translation MLINTFLDTEDFVHLYYPDDEPPAAQGCGAGARLASKYPQRSPSPEYKQQVSSESEMSERERYRSPPQPEPPPHRVRAADLYPRLRAHYDEPAIEPGFTPICGEFIQWVGRTSDGGSIAMSNYRLHLQPKRRGTAGASLPLRLIDALEIRELLTLIVLCKHGRQLKCTFTTGEQCLEWWRRLNTAIIPVTSAQETFAAAYAAWAKEQPPSSVHRALIRASLAPQPHWFQSEFDRLGFNAKGPWRITVANADYKLCPSYPQLLIVPASICDEDLDSVARFRAMRRMPAVVWRHRGTGAVIARSSQPEVGWLGWRSSEDERLLAAYVAACNADRPHPNKQLKLLIVDARSYATAVTNRARGGGCECQQYYPAADIQFMSLPNIHHVRKSFAMIRALLAEPSDQPNWHSGVERTLWLQYLSGVCRAAATVARAVLAARPVLVHCSDGWDRTPQVVASAQLLLDPYYRTVQGFRVLIEREWLDFGHKFGDRCGHMFGAEDTNERSPIFLQWLHVVYQLMTQYPCSFEFNEAYLIKLATHVYSCMFGTFLCNTSRERAECRTGDTASVWHLLSAPAYRNHLYAHNPHQNDTHDQVLWPDCSVRAMQVWWGLMRSELEPPHAPSAPPSPHPAPAPPPAPHTGSLPRRRSFDNFLNDGERKTMQRRSSDSNIAPDVLSLSLVMSSSSPERDCRALTDSCVDRLPDTNHVDQVDGLTSTHFVERGDSSSQSPSVERELVSLSGAGDSPPAAPGESPALPMLGESLPVPILGESPTAPDVDETVFVCGSYTEVRGLAEAARESARSRNISITWRSISESSNQSSSGFVIPENQTRAEPEPSEDVSPENHTSTEEDLVNHNVVADLTSSNDNERPETTVNGTDITPKFLELDINSTTGSSSEASSESEGEPRGASQLTLCPASPRRAVRAPPAAPPAPPAYSLLGSESACACCGACAACAEAARTGADSADGLPPAVDPLQARLHQIILHQKRVVEELSEQLRCARAALRRATSPAAPPPRTDPASPLPPQVSQNGVCGRGGRGSSAASSSSGSASEVEVGEEARGVVWLPDSAAPRCQHCRNQFWLARRRHHCRRCGGIFCGSCSEMSWGEVGAVRVCRRCRGPR, from the exons CAGGTATCATCGGAGAGCGAGATGAGCGAGCGCGAGCGATACCGCTCTCCCCCTCAGCCGGAGCCGCCGCCGCACCGCGTGCGCGCTGCAGACCTGTACCCCCGCCTGCGGGCGCACTACGACGAGCCCGCCATAGAGCCGGGATTCACGCCCATCTGCGGGGAGTTCATACAG TGGGTCGGCCGAACATCAGATGGCGGGTCGATCGCCATGTCGAACTACCGTCTGCATCTCCAGCCGAAGCGGCGCGGCACTGCCGGCGCGTCTCTGCCGCTGCGGTTGATAGACGCTCTCGAGATCAGGGAACTGCTCACACTCATCGTGCTCTGCAAACACGGGAGACAGCTCAA atgCACATTCACAACTGGTGAGCAGTGTTTGGAGTGGTGGAGGCGGCTCAACACGGCCATAATACCTGTGACCTCGGCTCAGGAGACCTTCGCAGCTGCCTACGCCGCCTGGGCCAAGGAGCAGCCCCCGTCCTCCGTACATAGAGCCCTCATTAGGGCTTCGCTGGCACCGCAGCCCCATTGGTTCCAGTCTGAG TTCGACCGTCTTGGCTTCAACGCGAAGGGTCCGTGGCGCATCACGGTGGCTAACGCGGACTACAAGCTGTGCCCCTCCTACCCCCAGCTGCTCATAGTACCCGCCTCTATCTGCGACGAGGACCTCGACTCCGTTGCACG ATTCCGCGCGATGCGTCGCATGCCGGCGGTGGTGTGGCGTCACCGCGGCACGGGCGCCGTGATCGCGCGCTCGTCGCAGCCCGAGGTAGGCTGGCTCGGCTGGCGGTCCAGCGAGGACGAGCGCCTGCTGGCCGCCTACGTCGCCGCCTGCAACGCCGACAGACCGCATCCCAACAAA CAACTGAAACTCTTAATCGTTGACGCACGTTCGTACGCCACTGCGGTGACGAACcgcgcgcgcggcggcggctgcGAGTGCCAGCAGTACTACCCGGCCGCCGACATACAGTTCATGAGCCTGCCCAACATACACCACGTGAGGAAGAGCTTCGCCATGATACGAGCGTTGCTGGCCGAGCCTAGTGACCAGCCCAA TTGGCACAGCGGCGTGGAGCGCACGCTGTGGCTGCAGTACCTGTCGGGCGTGTGTCGCGCGGCGGCAACTGTGGCGCGCGCGGTGCTCGCGGCCCGCCCCGTGCTCGTGCACTGCTCCGACGGCTGGGACCGCACGCCGCAGGTGGTCGCCTCCGCGCAGCTGCTGCTCGACCCCTACTACCGCACCGTGCAG GGTTTCCGTGTGCTGATCGAGCGCGAGTGGCTAGACTTCGGTCACAAGTTCGGCGACAGGTGCGGGCACATGTTCGGCGCGGAGGACACCAACGAGCGGTCGCCGATATTCCTACAGTGGCTGCACGTGGTCTACCAGCTGATGACGCAGTACCCGTGCAGCTTCGAGTTCAATGAGGCGTATTtg ataAAGCTGGCAACCCACGTGTACTCGTGCATGTTCGGCACGTTCCTGTGCAACACGAGCCGCGAGCGCGCGGAGTGCCGCACCGGCGACACCGCCAGCGTGTGGCACCTGCTCAGCGCGCCCGCCTACCGCAACCACCTGTACGCCCACAACCCGCATCAAAATGATACACACGATCAG GTGCTATGGCCGGACTGCAGCGTGCGCGCGATGCAGGTGTGGTGGGGTCTGATGCGCAGCGAGCTGGAGCCGCCGCACGCGCCGTCTGCCCCGCCCTCCCCGCACCCCGCGCCGGCACCGCCCCCCGCACCGCACACCG GTTCCCTTCCTAGAAGAAGATCGTTCGACAACTTCCTAAACGATGGAGAGAGAAAAACAATGCAAAGGCGGTCGAGTGACTCAAACATTGCTCCTGATGTATT GAGCCTGTCGCTGGTGATGAGCAGCAGCAGCCCCGAGCGAGACTGCCGCGCGCTCACCGACAGCTGCGTCGACCGCCTGCCAGATACCAACCATGTG GATCAAGTAGACGGGTTAACCTCGACCCACTTCGTGGAGCGCGGGGACTCGTCCAGCCAATCACCGTCCGTGGAGCGCGAGCTGGTGTCGCTGAGCGGCGCCGGGGACTCCCCGCCCGCGGCCCCCGGGGAGTCCCCCGCGCTCCCCATGCTCGGGGAGTCCCTGCCCGTCCCCATACTTGGGGAGTCCCCGACCGCACCCGATGTTGACGAGACCGTGTTCGTCTGCGGTTCGTACACGGAGGTGCGCGGTTTGGCGGAG GCGGCCCGGGAATCGGCACGCTCACGCAACATCAGCATAACGTGGCGGTCTATATCGGAATCGAGCAACCAGTCGTCGTCGGGTTTCGTGATACCCGAGAATCAGACCCGCGCGGAACCGGAACCCAGCGAAGACGTGTCGCCGGAGAACCACACGTCGACCGAGGAGGATCTCGTCAACCACAACGTGGTTGCGGACCTCACCAGCAGCAACGACAACGAAAGACCCGAAACCACCGTCAACGGCACCGACATCACACCAAAGTTCCTAGAACTCGATATCAACA GCACAACGGGATCGTCGAGCGAGGCTAGTTCAGAGAGCGAAGGCGAGCCGCGCGGCGCGTCGCAGCTGACGTTATGCCCCGCCtccccgcgccgcgccgtccgcgccccgcccgccgcgccgccagCCCCGCCCGCTTACTCGCTGCTAG GTTCAGAGAGTGCGTGCGCGTGTTGCGGAGCGTGCGCGGCGTGCGCGGAAGCGGCGCGTACGGGCGCGGACAGCGCGGACGGCCTGCCGCCCGCAGTAGACCCGCTACAGGCGCGACTGCACCAAATTATACTGCATCAGAag CGAGTGGTAGAGGAGCTGAGCGAGCAGTTGAGGTGTGCGCGCGCGGCGCTGCGTCGCGCCACgtcgcccgccgcgccgccgccccgcACCGACCCCGCTAGCCCGCTACCGCCGCAG GTGAGTCAGAACGGCGTGtgcgggcgcggggggcggggcagCAGCGCGGCGAGCAGCAGCAGCGGCAGCGCGTCCGAGGTGGAGGTGGGCGAGGAGGCGCGCGGTGTTGTGTGGCTGCCCGacagcgccgcgccgcgctgccAGCACTGCCGCAACCAGTTCTGGCTCGCGCGTCGACGACACCACTGCAG ACGGTGCGGCGGAATCTTTTGCGGCTCGTGCTCAGAGATGTCCTGGGGCGAAGTGGGCGCGGTGCGCGTTTGCCGACGCTGCCGCGGCCCGCGGTGA
- the LOC121728363 gene encoding myotubularin-related protein 4 isoform X2 translates to MLINTFLDTEDFVHLYYPDDEPPAAQGCGAGARLASKYPQRSPSPEYKQVSSESEMSERERYRSPPQPEPPPHRVRAADLYPRLRAHYDEPAIEPGFTPICGEFIQWVGRTSDGGSIAMSNYRLHLQPKRRGTAGASLPLRLIDALEIRELLTLIVLCKHGRQLKCTFTTGEQCLEWWRRLNTAIIPVTSAQETFAAAYAAWAKEQPPSSVHRALIRASLAPQPHWFQSEFDRLGFNAKGPWRITVANADYKLCPSYPQLLIVPASICDEDLDSVARFRAMRRMPAVVWRHRGTGAVIARSSQPEVGWLGWRSSEDERLLAAYVAACNADRPHPNKQLKLLIVDARSYATAVTNRARGGGCECQQYYPAADIQFMSLPNIHHVRKSFAMIRALLAEPSDQPNWHSGVERTLWLQYLSGVCRAAATVARAVLAARPVLVHCSDGWDRTPQVVASAQLLLDPYYRTVQGFRVLIEREWLDFGHKFGDRCGHMFGAEDTNERSPIFLQWLHVVYQLMTQYPCSFEFNEAYLIKLATHVYSCMFGTFLCNTSRERAECRTGDTASVWHLLSAPAYRNHLYAHNPHQNDTHDQVLWPDCSVRAMQVWWGLMRSELEPPHAPSAPPSPHPAPAPPPAPHTGSLPRRRSFDNFLNDGERKTMQRRSSDSNIAPDVLSLSLVMSSSSPERDCRALTDSCVDRLPDTNHVDQVDGLTSTHFVERGDSSSQSPSVERELVSLSGAGDSPPAAPGESPALPMLGESLPVPILGESPTAPDVDETVFVCGSYTEVRGLAEAARESARSRNISITWRSISESSNQSSSGFVIPENQTRAEPEPSEDVSPENHTSTEEDLVNHNVVADLTSSNDNERPETTVNGTDITPKFLELDINTGTTGSSSEASSESEGEPRGASQLTLCPASPRRAVRAPPAAPPAPPAYSLLGSESACACCGACAACAEAARTGADSADGLPPAVDPLQARLHQIILHQKRVVEELSEQLRCARAALRRATSPAAPPPRTDPASPLPPQVSQNGVCGRGGRGSSAASSSSGSASEVEVGEEARGVVWLPDSAAPRCQHCRNQFWLARRRHHCRRCGGIFCGSCSEMSWGEVGAVRVCRRCRGPR, encoded by the exons GTATCATCGGAGAGCGAGATGAGCGAGCGCGAGCGATACCGCTCTCCCCCTCAGCCGGAGCCGCCGCCGCACCGCGTGCGCGCTGCAGACCTGTACCCCCGCCTGCGGGCGCACTACGACGAGCCCGCCATAGAGCCGGGATTCACGCCCATCTGCGGGGAGTTCATACAG TGGGTCGGCCGAACATCAGATGGCGGGTCGATCGCCATGTCGAACTACCGTCTGCATCTCCAGCCGAAGCGGCGCGGCACTGCCGGCGCGTCTCTGCCGCTGCGGTTGATAGACGCTCTCGAGATCAGGGAACTGCTCACACTCATCGTGCTCTGCAAACACGGGAGACAGCTCAA atgCACATTCACAACTGGTGAGCAGTGTTTGGAGTGGTGGAGGCGGCTCAACACGGCCATAATACCTGTGACCTCGGCTCAGGAGACCTTCGCAGCTGCCTACGCCGCCTGGGCCAAGGAGCAGCCCCCGTCCTCCGTACATAGAGCCCTCATTAGGGCTTCGCTGGCACCGCAGCCCCATTGGTTCCAGTCTGAG TTCGACCGTCTTGGCTTCAACGCGAAGGGTCCGTGGCGCATCACGGTGGCTAACGCGGACTACAAGCTGTGCCCCTCCTACCCCCAGCTGCTCATAGTACCCGCCTCTATCTGCGACGAGGACCTCGACTCCGTTGCACG ATTCCGCGCGATGCGTCGCATGCCGGCGGTGGTGTGGCGTCACCGCGGCACGGGCGCCGTGATCGCGCGCTCGTCGCAGCCCGAGGTAGGCTGGCTCGGCTGGCGGTCCAGCGAGGACGAGCGCCTGCTGGCCGCCTACGTCGCCGCCTGCAACGCCGACAGACCGCATCCCAACAAA CAACTGAAACTCTTAATCGTTGACGCACGTTCGTACGCCACTGCGGTGACGAACcgcgcgcgcggcggcggctgcGAGTGCCAGCAGTACTACCCGGCCGCCGACATACAGTTCATGAGCCTGCCCAACATACACCACGTGAGGAAGAGCTTCGCCATGATACGAGCGTTGCTGGCCGAGCCTAGTGACCAGCCCAA TTGGCACAGCGGCGTGGAGCGCACGCTGTGGCTGCAGTACCTGTCGGGCGTGTGTCGCGCGGCGGCAACTGTGGCGCGCGCGGTGCTCGCGGCCCGCCCCGTGCTCGTGCACTGCTCCGACGGCTGGGACCGCACGCCGCAGGTGGTCGCCTCCGCGCAGCTGCTGCTCGACCCCTACTACCGCACCGTGCAG GGTTTCCGTGTGCTGATCGAGCGCGAGTGGCTAGACTTCGGTCACAAGTTCGGCGACAGGTGCGGGCACATGTTCGGCGCGGAGGACACCAACGAGCGGTCGCCGATATTCCTACAGTGGCTGCACGTGGTCTACCAGCTGATGACGCAGTACCCGTGCAGCTTCGAGTTCAATGAGGCGTATTtg ataAAGCTGGCAACCCACGTGTACTCGTGCATGTTCGGCACGTTCCTGTGCAACACGAGCCGCGAGCGCGCGGAGTGCCGCACCGGCGACACCGCCAGCGTGTGGCACCTGCTCAGCGCGCCCGCCTACCGCAACCACCTGTACGCCCACAACCCGCATCAAAATGATACACACGATCAG GTGCTATGGCCGGACTGCAGCGTGCGCGCGATGCAGGTGTGGTGGGGTCTGATGCGCAGCGAGCTGGAGCCGCCGCACGCGCCGTCTGCCCCGCCCTCCCCGCACCCCGCGCCGGCACCGCCCCCCGCACCGCACACCG GTTCCCTTCCTAGAAGAAGATCGTTCGACAACTTCCTAAACGATGGAGAGAGAAAAACAATGCAAAGGCGGTCGAGTGACTCAAACATTGCTCCTGATGTATT GAGCCTGTCGCTGGTGATGAGCAGCAGCAGCCCCGAGCGAGACTGCCGCGCGCTCACCGACAGCTGCGTCGACCGCCTGCCAGATACCAACCATGTG GATCAAGTAGACGGGTTAACCTCGACCCACTTCGTGGAGCGCGGGGACTCGTCCAGCCAATCACCGTCCGTGGAGCGCGAGCTGGTGTCGCTGAGCGGCGCCGGGGACTCCCCGCCCGCGGCCCCCGGGGAGTCCCCCGCGCTCCCCATGCTCGGGGAGTCCCTGCCCGTCCCCATACTTGGGGAGTCCCCGACCGCACCCGATGTTGACGAGACCGTGTTCGTCTGCGGTTCGTACACGGAGGTGCGCGGTTTGGCGGAG GCGGCCCGGGAATCGGCACGCTCACGCAACATCAGCATAACGTGGCGGTCTATATCGGAATCGAGCAACCAGTCGTCGTCGGGTTTCGTGATACCCGAGAATCAGACCCGCGCGGAACCGGAACCCAGCGAAGACGTGTCGCCGGAGAACCACACGTCGACCGAGGAGGATCTCGTCAACCACAACGTGGTTGCGGACCTCACCAGCAGCAACGACAACGAAAGACCCGAAACCACCGTCAACGGCACCGACATCACACCAAAGTTCCTAGAACTCGATATCAACA CAGGCACAACGGGATCGTCGAGCGAGGCTAGTTCAGAGAGCGAAGGCGAGCCGCGCGGCGCGTCGCAGCTGACGTTATGCCCCGCCtccccgcgccgcgccgtccgcgccccgcccgccgcgccgccagCCCCGCCCGCTTACTCGCTGCTAG GTTCAGAGAGTGCGTGCGCGTGTTGCGGAGCGTGCGCGGCGTGCGCGGAAGCGGCGCGTACGGGCGCGGACAGCGCGGACGGCCTGCCGCCCGCAGTAGACCCGCTACAGGCGCGACTGCACCAAATTATACTGCATCAGAag CGAGTGGTAGAGGAGCTGAGCGAGCAGTTGAGGTGTGCGCGCGCGGCGCTGCGTCGCGCCACgtcgcccgccgcgccgccgccccgcACCGACCCCGCTAGCCCGCTACCGCCGCAG GTGAGTCAGAACGGCGTGtgcgggcgcggggggcggggcagCAGCGCGGCGAGCAGCAGCAGCGGCAGCGCGTCCGAGGTGGAGGTGGGCGAGGAGGCGCGCGGTGTTGTGTGGCTGCCCGacagcgccgcgccgcgctgccAGCACTGCCGCAACCAGTTCTGGCTCGCGCGTCGACGACACCACTGCAG ACGGTGCGGCGGAATCTTTTGCGGCTCGTGCTCAGAGATGTCCTGGGGCGAAGTGGGCGCGGTGCGCGTTTGCCGACGCTGCCGCGGCCCGCGGTGA